A window from Flammeovirgaceae bacterium encodes these proteins:
- a CDS encoding STAS/SEC14 domain-containing protein — translation MIEQIKTFKGNALAIEVIDGFTKTDEKLVEKLFAKKIDEGNEQVNVLVKLDEIKMNHINTKAFMKNVIWVLRNYKHIGHLAIVAHSKIVKALVPIDNFVFERLQKGYEERYFDVSQLDKAFEFINTDK, via the coding sequence ATGATTGAGCAAATCAAAACGTTTAAAGGGAACGCGCTGGCCATTGAAGTAATAGATGGCTTTACCAAAACAGATGAAAAATTAGTTGAAAAGCTATTTGCCAAGAAAATTGATGAGGGGAACGAACAAGTTAACGTGCTTGTCAAACTTGATGAAATCAAAATGAACCATATCAATACAAAAGCTTTTATGAAGAACGTAATATGGGTTTTAAGAAATTACAAACACATAGGCCACCTCGCAATTGTGGCCCATTCCAAAATCGTAAAAGCACTGGTGCCTATAGATAATTTTGTATTTGAAAGATTGCAAAAGGGGTATGAGGAGCGGTACTTTGATGTTTCACAATTGGATAAAGCCTTTGAGTTCATCAACACGGATAAATAG
- a CDS encoding M13 family metallopeptidase — MKKLLYPVLMLLLACACKQAPDKDTGHVVVTGIDSTKNPGDDFFAYVNGIWYDTAQIPASQVGVGTYSFMNYPQRIRLQGILDSVSTANNPAGSIEQKVGDFYASGMDMEAINARGDGPLKPILARIDAITDGPSLLGFVAEEQKAGDGSIIGFYVGPDDKQSHVNIAQFYQTGISLPERGYYFKTDSSTVGIQKAYKKYLASLFELTGSDPATAEKNAQVAYALEKQLASAHRTNIELRDVNANYNKMAVADFSKRQPNLRWPTLLEGLGVKVDSVNVGQPAYYDKLNAMLKTVPLNDWKIYLKANALTSYANYLSQPFIDASFEYTKILTGQAVKKSRAEEMVQAVDRSLGFALAQLYVKKYFPEEAKKRMRVLVDNLKKAFEARITNLDWMSDSTKAKAKEKLHAFTEKIGYPDKWRDYSKVEVKRDNYFENRLSANRNDYLYNIAKVGQPVDRTEWHTTPPTVTAYNNPPLNEIVFPAGILQPPYFDLHADDALNYGGIGMVIGHEITHSFDDQGAQYDKDGNVTNWWTKDDYEKFKARTQQVIDQYNSFTVLDSVHVKGALTVGENTADIAGVAIAYDAFKLTAQGKDTTKLDGFTPDQRFFISIARIWRVKTRDEFMRMYVNTNPHSPARWRVNGPLMNFTPFYKAFNLQPGDKMYKPENERITVW, encoded by the coding sequence ATGAAAAAACTACTTTACCCCGTCCTGATGTTGCTATTGGCGTGTGCTTGTAAACAGGCACCGGACAAAGACACAGGCCATGTGGTGGTGACCGGCATTGACAGCACCAAAAACCCCGGGGACGACTTTTTTGCTTATGTCAATGGTATTTGGTACGACACTGCCCAGATACCTGCCAGCCAGGTAGGGGTAGGCACCTATTCATTTATGAACTACCCACAGCGCATTCGCCTACAAGGCATTTTGGACAGTGTGTCCACCGCCAACAACCCTGCTGGAAGCATTGAACAAAAAGTAGGCGATTTTTATGCTTCCGGAATGGATATGGAGGCCATCAATGCCCGGGGCGATGGACCGCTAAAGCCCATCCTCGCGCGCATTGATGCCATCACGGACGGGCCTTCGCTGTTGGGGTTTGTGGCGGAAGAGCAAAAGGCAGGCGATGGCTCCATCATAGGTTTTTACGTAGGCCCTGATGACAAGCAGAGCCATGTCAATATTGCCCAGTTTTACCAAACCGGGATAAGCTTGCCGGAGAGGGGTTATTACTTTAAAACGGATTCGTCAACAGTAGGCATACAAAAGGCATACAAAAAATACCTGGCCAGCCTATTTGAATTGACCGGCTCCGACCCCGCCACTGCGGAAAAAAATGCCCAGGTTGCCTATGCCCTGGAAAAGCAATTGGCCAGTGCGCACAGGACGAACATCGAGCTGCGGGATGTGAATGCAAACTACAATAAAATGGCGGTGGCCGACTTTTCAAAAAGGCAGCCCAACCTTCGCTGGCCAACCTTGTTGGAGGGGCTGGGCGTAAAGGTTGACTCGGTCAACGTGGGGCAGCCCGCGTATTATGACAAACTGAACGCAATGCTGAAAACGGTTCCTTTGAACGATTGGAAAATTTATTTAAAGGCCAATGCACTTACTTCTTACGCCAATTATTTAAGCCAGCCATTTATTGATGCGTCTTTTGAATATACTAAAATCCTTACCGGGCAAGCGGTGAAGAAATCAAGGGCCGAGGAAATGGTGCAGGCCGTGGACCGCTCGCTGGGGTTTGCGCTCGCCCAATTGTATGTAAAAAAATATTTTCCGGAAGAAGCCAAAAAGCGCATGAGGGTATTGGTGGACAACCTGAAAAAAGCTTTTGAGGCGCGCATTACCAATTTGGATTGGATGAGCGACTCCACCAAAGCCAAGGCCAAGGAAAAACTGCATGCCTTTACCGAAAAAATCGGCTATCCTGATAAGTGGAGGGACTACTCTAAGGTGGAAGTAAAAAGGGACAACTATTTTGAAAACCGCTTGTCGGCCAATAGGAATGACTACCTCTACAACATTGCCAAGGTAGGCCAGCCCGTGGACCGGACGGAATGGCACACCACCCCGCCCACGGTCACGGCATACAACAACCCGCCCCTAAACGAAATCGTGTTCCCAGCGGGCATTCTTCAGCCGCCTTATTTTGATTTGCATGCCGATGATGCCCTTAACTATGGAGGCATTGGCATGGTGATCGGCCATGAGATCACCCACTCGTTTGACGACCAGGGCGCACAGTACGATAAAGATGGCAATGTGACCAACTGGTGGACAAAGGATGACTATGAAAAATTCAAGGCAAGGACACAACAAGTGATCGACCAGTACAACTCTTTTACCGTGCTCGATTCGGTACATGTAAAAGGCGCCTTAACGGTCGGGGAAAATACGGCAGACATTGCAGGGGTGGCCATCGCCTATGATGCCTTCAAGTTGACCGCGCAAGGGAAAGACACTACCAAACTGGATGGGTTTACGCCCGACCAGCGGTTTTTTATTTCCATTGCCAGGATTTGGCGGGTAAAAACACGGGACGAGTTTATGCGCATGTACGTGAACACCAATCCGCATTCCCCGGCCAGGTGGCGTGTCAATGGGCCGTTGATGAACTTTACCCCATTCTATAAGGCATTCAACCTGCAGCCAGGAGATAAGATGTATAAACCCGAAAATGAAAGGATTACCGTTTGGTAA
- a CDS encoding YitT family protein: protein MNKPNPLFKKVVFQRLWNHLKKNNPRTKISNYVVAKEFYKLKVTATHLVKDVLWMGLGILSAGFGLKGFLLPNNFIDGGVTGISLLMAVVTKFTLPVLILAINLPFMILGYKQIGRSFAFKSISAITGLAVAIALINYPVITSDKLLVSVFGGFFLGAGIGLSIRGGGVLDGTEVLAIHLSRRMGLSIGDIILVFNIMIFSVAAYLLSVETALYSILTYLIASKTVDFIVEGVEEYTGVTIISSHSEEIRLMITDRMGRGVTIYNGKRGFGKHGDNLDPSDIVYTVITRLEIAKLKTETEKIDPHAFMVMSSVKDIHGGVIKKRPLK from the coding sequence ATGAACAAGCCAAACCCCCTTTTCAAAAAAGTTGTTTTTCAGCGGCTTTGGAACCACCTCAAAAAGAACAACCCAAGGACCAAAATAAGCAACTATGTGGTGGCCAAGGAATTTTACAAACTTAAAGTAACGGCCACGCACCTGGTCAAAGACGTGCTGTGGATGGGGTTGGGGATTTTATCTGCGGGGTTTGGCCTAAAAGGGTTCCTCTTGCCAAACAATTTTATAGATGGGGGCGTTACCGGCATTTCCCTGCTGATGGCGGTCGTCACTAAATTTACTTTGCCGGTGTTGATCCTGGCCATCAACCTGCCATTTATGATTTTGGGATACAAGCAAATCGGCCGGTCGTTTGCCTTTAAAAGCATTTCCGCGATAACCGGCCTGGCCGTGGCCATTGCGCTAATCAATTATCCCGTTATTACATCCGACAAGCTATTGGTCTCCGTATTTGGCGGCTTCTTCCTGGGCGCGGGCATTGGTTTGTCCATCAGGGGAGGTGGCGTTTTGGATGGCACCGAAGTATTGGCCATTCACCTCAGCAGGCGCATGGGCCTTAGCATTGGCGATATTATTTTGGTTTTTAACATTATGATCTTTTCCGTAGCGGCCTACCTGCTGAGCGTTGAGACAGCCCTTTATTCCATACTGACTTACCTGATCGCTTCCAAAACGGTTGACTTTATAGTGGAAGGCGTGGAGGAATACACAGGCGTGACCATCATCTCATCACATAGCGAGGAGATCCGGTTAATGATCACAGACCGTATGGGTAGGGGCGTGACAATATATAATGGCAAACGGGGGTTTGGCAAACATGGCGATAACCTGGACCCCTCCGATATCGTGTACACGGTGATCACACGCCTGGAAATAGCAAAGCTGAAAACCGAGACCGAAAAAATCGACCCTCATGCCTTTATGGTAATGAGCAGCGTGAAAGACATCCACGGGGGGGTGATAAAAAAGCGGCCTCTGAAATAA
- a CDS encoding DUF4249 family protein: MKCLANILLLLLVVSCQKDIEITPVSTYQEELFIEGILYPGKVPRIYLGRALPFFRPEVTPQEVFARGALVTITNRGVATTLMADSVFDAFRCRWAPFYQGGAVAQQGEQYDLTVDYKGKTYKASTKIDQAKVDILSVEYTEEFFDVYGGHDGVTIQLQDVAGAVNHYRFQMNRMIDNERLHAHTLGDVRSDCTNGQMYPITDLGRTVFSDKNIDGQLMTMPVEVSFEYKKGDTTWVFMQSLDARAAKFYESVDRQLESIFNPFVEPVFIESQIEGAVGVFGSAVLSDPVLFIYPQDNP; the protein is encoded by the coding sequence ATGAAATGCCTGGCCAACATACTGCTGTTATTGCTGGTTGTTTCCTGCCAGAAGGATATAGAAATTACACCTGTTTCCACCTACCAGGAAGAATTGTTTATCGAGGGGATATTATACCCCGGGAAGGTGCCACGCATTTACCTGGGCCGGGCCCTGCCGTTTTTTCGCCCGGAGGTAACGCCCCAGGAAGTATTTGCCCGGGGGGCCTTGGTGACAATTACCAACCGTGGCGTGGCAACCACGTTAATGGCAGACAGTGTATTTGATGCCTTTCGTTGCCGATGGGCCCCCTTTTACCAGGGAGGTGCTGTGGCACAACAGGGCGAGCAATACGACCTTACGGTTGACTACAAAGGGAAGACCTATAAGGCCAGCACCAAAATTGACCAGGCCAAGGTGGACATTTTGTCGGTGGAGTATACGGAAGAATTTTTTGATGTTTATGGTGGCCATGACGGGGTTACCATTCAACTGCAGGACGTGGCGGGGGCCGTAAACCATTACCGTTTCCAGATGAACAGGATGATTGACAATGAGAGGTTGCATGCCCATACGCTGGGTGATGTGCGGTCGGATTGTACCAATGGGCAAATGTACCCCATTACAGACCTGGGAAGGACGGTGTTCAGTGATAAGAATATCGATGGCCAATTGATGACCATGCCCGTTGAAGTTTCCTTTGAGTATAAGAAAGGCGACACTACCTGGGTTTTTATGCAATCGCTGGATGCCAGGGCGGCAAAGTTTTATGAAAGCGTAGACCGTCAGTTGGAATCCATATTTAACCCATTTGTGGAGCCCGTCTTTATTGAGTCACAAATTGAAGGCGCTGTGGGGGTTTTTGGTTCTGCCGTGCTTTCCGATCCTGTTTTGTTCATTTATCCGCAAGACAATCCTTAA
- a CDS encoding TonB-dependent receptor encodes MQLRIAYITIILLGLTAKISQAQDKHTLSGTITDAGTGEALIGAAIYITALQKGAITNTYGFYSITFSSQDSVSVVFSYVGYKPQVKKIPFIKSHRIDVQLNAGEGLLDEVVIEAQRPDENVQRAQMGTMDIPVTRIGELPVILGETDILKVVQLLPGIQSGNEGTTGFFVRGGNADQNLVQLDEATVYNPNHLFGLFSTFNSRALNNVTLIKGGFPAQYGGRLSSILNVTMKEGNNREMKGSGGIGLITSQFSLEGPLKKSKASFIVSGRRTYIDLLARPFTAPGNRSNYHFYDINAKLNWKPGERDRIFFSYFNGRDNAEYKETAGIFYKVLFGNATATLRWNHLFGQKLFLNTSVVFNQYDQNIETVQNNSFSQVFSGINDKGAKAEFQYLPNLNHTILFGAHYTNHGFLSKGKSGAQSSGNQSLDIGAIPAKYFDEMALYLNDEIEINKSVSASLGVRAPAFISSRVEYFKVEPRATVKVSVGPTASIKGAYTVMNQFLHLVPSSTASVPTNVWVPSSTKTKPQLSEQFSVGFFKNFEQNKYEASLEFYYKTMGNQVLFPGGNQLVESLDVDTALVYGKGWSKGFELFIKKSTGRFTGWASYTLSKTDQQFPDLNFGRRFPFQYDRRHSISLVGTYVLNKRWTFSGVFVYSSGNAFTLPVGRISVANGGSLFEGNYFVYEGKNNSRLPAYHRLDVSAIYKKERKIFGKKYDSEWVLGFYNLYSRNNPYFVYLYVDHNENKPKAKQVSLLPIIPSVSYNFKF; translated from the coding sequence TTACAGCGTTGCAAAAAGGGGCCATCACCAATACCTACGGGTTCTACTCCATTACTTTTTCTTCTCAAGACAGTGTAAGTGTAGTGTTCTCCTATGTTGGGTACAAACCCCAGGTAAAAAAAATACCATTCATTAAAAGCCACAGGATTGATGTCCAATTGAATGCGGGCGAAGGTTTGTTGGATGAGGTGGTGATAGAGGCCCAACGCCCGGATGAAAATGTGCAGCGGGCGCAAATGGGGACCATGGATATCCCGGTTACCAGGATCGGTGAACTGCCCGTCATCCTGGGGGAAACGGACATCCTGAAAGTGGTCCAGCTCCTGCCCGGTATCCAATCGGGCAACGAAGGCACCACCGGCTTTTTTGTGCGTGGTGGCAATGCAGATCAAAACCTGGTGCAACTTGACGAGGCAACTGTCTATAACCCCAATCATCTGTTTGGTTTGTTCAGCACCTTCAACTCCAGGGCACTAAATAATGTGACCTTGATCAAAGGAGGCTTTCCAGCCCAATATGGGGGCCGGTTGTCATCCATCCTGAACGTAACCATGAAGGAAGGAAACAACAGGGAAATGAAAGGCAGTGGGGGGATTGGCTTGATCACCTCCCAATTTTCCCTTGAAGGCCCCCTCAAAAAAAGTAAGGCCTCCTTCATCGTTTCCGGTAGGAGGACCTATATTGATTTGTTGGCCCGCCCCTTTACCGCGCCTGGCAACCGGTCCAACTATCATTTTTATGATATCAACGCCAAGCTAAACTGGAAACCAGGCGAAAGGGACAGGATCTTTTTCAGCTATTTCAACGGCAGGGACAATGCGGAATACAAGGAAACGGCAGGTATTTTCTATAAGGTCCTTTTTGGAAACGCCACCGCCACCCTACGGTGGAACCATTTGTTTGGCCAAAAACTTTTTTTGAACACCTCGGTTGTTTTTAACCAGTATGATCAAAACATTGAAACTGTCCAAAACAATTCGTTCTCACAGGTATTTTCCGGGATCAACGACAAAGGGGCAAAAGCCGAATTTCAATATTTGCCCAACCTGAACCATACGATCCTGTTTGGGGCACATTACACCAACCACGGGTTTTTGTCGAAAGGCAAATCAGGGGCACAATCGTCAGGTAACCAATCCCTGGACATAGGGGCCATACCTGCCAAATATTTTGACGAGATGGCCCTTTACCTAAATGATGAAATCGAGATAAACAAATCGGTATCAGCCAGTTTGGGGGTTAGGGCACCTGCATTTATTTCCAGCCGAGTGGAGTATTTTAAGGTTGAGCCGAGGGCGACCGTAAAAGTTTCCGTTGGGCCAACGGCCTCTATTAAAGGGGCCTACACCGTCATGAACCAGTTTTTGCACCTGGTGCCAAGTTCCACGGCCTCCGTGCCCACCAATGTTTGGGTCCCATCCAGCACAAAGACAAAGCCCCAGCTCTCTGAACAGTTCAGCGTAGGGTTCTTTAAAAATTTTGAGCAAAACAAGTATGAGGCAAGCTTGGAATTTTATTATAAGACCATGGGAAACCAGGTGCTGTTTCCCGGAGGAAACCAACTGGTGGAAAGCTTGGATGTGGACACGGCATTGGTGTATGGAAAAGGATGGAGCAAAGGATTTGAACTTTTTATTAAAAAAAGCACCGGCCGGTTTACCGGTTGGGCGTCCTATACCTTGTCCAAAACCGATCAGCAATTTCCCGATTTGAATTTTGGAAGGCGCTTCCCTTTTCAATATGACCGGAGGCATTCCATTTCGTTGGTGGGCACTTATGTCCTGAACAAACGATGGACGTTCTCGGGCGTGTTTGTTTACTCTTCGGGAAATGCGTTCACCCTTCCTGTGGGCAGGATCAGTGTGGCAAATGGTGGAAGCCTCTTTGAAGGGAATTACTTTGTCTACGAAGGCAAAAACAATTCCAGGCTTCCTGCCTATCACCGGCTGGATGTTTCCGCCATCTATAAGAAAGAGAGGAAAATATTTGGAAAGAAGTATGACTCAGAGTGGGTTTTGGGTTTTTATAATTTGTATAGCCGCAACAATCCATACTTTGTTTATCTATATGTAGACCATAACGAAAACAAGCCAAAGGCAAAACAGGTCTCCCTTTTGCCCATAATACCAAGTGTCTCGTACAACTTTAAATTCTAA